A single Saccopteryx bilineata isolate mSacBil1 chromosome 9, mSacBil1_pri_phased_curated, whole genome shotgun sequence DNA region contains:
- the PLAU gene encoding urokinase-type plasminogen activator isoform X1, with amino-acid sequence MRVSLACLLLCALTMSNCKGSHDPHQVSSASNCGCLNGGTCVSYKYFSNIRRCNCPKKFQGEHCEIDMSKTCYQGNGHSYRGKANTDSMGRPCLAWHSANVLLQTYHAQRPDALQLGLGKHNYCRNPDNQKKPWCYVQVGLKQLVQECIVRDCSFGKSPHSPEKAEFQCGQKALRPRFKIIGGEFTDIENQPWFAAIYRRHRGGSVTYKCGGSLISPCWVVSATHCFINHQRKEDYIVYLGRSRLNSKTPGEMKFGVEKLILHEDYSADTLAHHNDIALLKISSNSGQCAQPSRSIQTICLPPMYGDARFGTSCEITGFGKENVTDYLYPEQLKMTVVKLISHRECQQPHYYGSEVTTKMLCAADPQWKTDSCQGDSGGPMVCSIQDRPTLTGIVSWGRECAMKYKPGVYTRVSRFLSWIRTNTVGLSALSNKEETEEDRLCRDGFACAAHHGEQQ; translated from the exons ATGAGAGTCTCGCTGGCGTGCctgctcctctgtgccctgaccatgagCAACTGCAAA GGCAGCCATGACCCTCATCAAGTGTCTAGTGCAT CAAACTGTGGCTGTCTGAATGGAGGTACATGTGTGTCTTACAAGTACTTCTCCAACATTCGGCGATGCAACTGCCCAAAGAAATTCCAGGGAGAGCACTGTGAGATAG ATATGTCGAAAACCTGCTATCAAGGAAATGGTCACTCTTACCGAGGGAAGGCCAACACTGATTCCATGGGCCGGCCCTGCCTGGCCTGGCACTCTGCCAATGTCCTTCTGCAAACATACCACGCCCAAAGACCTGATGCTCTTCAGCTGGGCCTGGGGAAACACAATTACTGCAG GAACCCAGACAACCAGAAAAAGCCCTGGTGCTATGTGCAGGTTGGCCTAAAGCAGCTTGTCCAAGAGTGCATTGTGCGTGACTGCTCTTTTG gaAAAAGTCCTCATTCTCCTGAAAAAGCAGAGTTTCAGTGTGGTCAGAAGGCTCTGAGGCCCCGCTTTAAGATTATCGGGGGAGAATTCACTGACATTGAGAACCAGCCTTGGTTTGCAGCTATCTACAGGAGACATCGTGGAGGTTCTGTCACATATAAGTGTGGTGGCAGTCTCATCAGTCCTTGCTGGGTGGTCAGTGCCACACACTGCTTCAT TAATCACCAAAGGAAGGAGGACTACATTGTCTACTTGGGTCGGTCAAGGCTTAACTCCAAAACCCCCGGGGAGATGAAGTTTGGAGTGGAAAAACTCATCTTGCATGAGGACTACAGTGCTGATACACTTGCTCACCACAATGATATAG CCTTGCTGAAGATCAGTTCCAACTCAGGCCAGTGTGCGCAGCCATCCCGGTCCATACAGACCATCTGCCTGCCCCCAATGTATGGCGATGCTCGTTTTGGCACAAGCTGTGAGATCACTGGCTTTGGAAAAGAGAATGTCA CTGATTATCTCTACCCAGAGCAGTTGAAAATGACGGTTGTGAAGCTAATTTCCCACAGGGAGTGTCAGCAGCCCCACTACTACGGCTCTGAGGTCACCACCAAAATGCTGTGTGCTGCTGACCCACAGTGGAAAACAGATTCTTGCCAG GGAGACTCAGGAGGGCCCATGGTCTGCTCTATCCAAGACCGCCCAACTCTGACTGGGATTGTGAGCTGGGGCCGTGAATGCGCCATGAAGTACAAGCCAGGCGTCTACACAAGGGTCTCACGCTTCCTGTCCTGGATCCGCACTAACACTG TAGGTCTATCTGCACTCTCTAATAAGGAAGAGACTGAGGAAGATAGGCTCTGCAGAGATGGTTTTGCTTGTGCTGCCCACCATGGTGAGCAACAATAG
- the PLAU gene encoding urokinase-type plasminogen activator isoform X2 yields MRVSLACLLLCALTMSNCKGSHDPHQVSSASNCGCLNGGTCVSYKYFSNIRRCNCPKKFQGEHCEIDMSKTCYQGNGHSYRGKANTDSMGRPCLAWHSANVLLQTYHAQRPDALQLGLGKHNYCRNPDNQKKPWCYVQVGLKQLVQECIVRDCSFGKSPHSPEKAEFQCGQKALRPRFKIIGGEFTDIENQPWFAAIYRRHRGGSVTYKCGGSLISPCWVVSATHCFINHQRKEDYIVYLGRSRLNSKTPGEMKFGVEKLILHEDYSADTLAHHNDIALLKISSNSGQCAQPSRSIQTICLPPMYGDARFGTSCEITGFGKENVTDYLYPEQLKMTVVKLISHRECQQPHYYGSEVTTKMLCAADPQWKTDSCQGDSGGPMVCSIQDRPTLTGIVSWGRECAMKYKPGVYTRVSRFLSWIRTNTGEETSLAL; encoded by the exons ATGAGAGTCTCGCTGGCGTGCctgctcctctgtgccctgaccatgagCAACTGCAAA GGCAGCCATGACCCTCATCAAGTGTCTAGTGCAT CAAACTGTGGCTGTCTGAATGGAGGTACATGTGTGTCTTACAAGTACTTCTCCAACATTCGGCGATGCAACTGCCCAAAGAAATTCCAGGGAGAGCACTGTGAGATAG ATATGTCGAAAACCTGCTATCAAGGAAATGGTCACTCTTACCGAGGGAAGGCCAACACTGATTCCATGGGCCGGCCCTGCCTGGCCTGGCACTCTGCCAATGTCCTTCTGCAAACATACCACGCCCAAAGACCTGATGCTCTTCAGCTGGGCCTGGGGAAACACAATTACTGCAG GAACCCAGACAACCAGAAAAAGCCCTGGTGCTATGTGCAGGTTGGCCTAAAGCAGCTTGTCCAAGAGTGCATTGTGCGTGACTGCTCTTTTG gaAAAAGTCCTCATTCTCCTGAAAAAGCAGAGTTTCAGTGTGGTCAGAAGGCTCTGAGGCCCCGCTTTAAGATTATCGGGGGAGAATTCACTGACATTGAGAACCAGCCTTGGTTTGCAGCTATCTACAGGAGACATCGTGGAGGTTCTGTCACATATAAGTGTGGTGGCAGTCTCATCAGTCCTTGCTGGGTGGTCAGTGCCACACACTGCTTCAT TAATCACCAAAGGAAGGAGGACTACATTGTCTACTTGGGTCGGTCAAGGCTTAACTCCAAAACCCCCGGGGAGATGAAGTTTGGAGTGGAAAAACTCATCTTGCATGAGGACTACAGTGCTGATACACTTGCTCACCACAATGATATAG CCTTGCTGAAGATCAGTTCCAACTCAGGCCAGTGTGCGCAGCCATCCCGGTCCATACAGACCATCTGCCTGCCCCCAATGTATGGCGATGCTCGTTTTGGCACAAGCTGTGAGATCACTGGCTTTGGAAAAGAGAATGTCA CTGATTATCTCTACCCAGAGCAGTTGAAAATGACGGTTGTGAAGCTAATTTCCCACAGGGAGTGTCAGCAGCCCCACTACTACGGCTCTGAGGTCACCACCAAAATGCTGTGTGCTGCTGACCCACAGTGGAAAACAGATTCTTGCCAG GGAGACTCAGGAGGGCCCATGGTCTGCTCTATCCAAGACCGCCCAACTCTGACTGGGATTGTGAGCTGGGGCCGTGAATGCGCCATGAAGTACAAGCCAGGCGTCTACACAAGGGTCTCACGCTTCCTGTCCTGGATCCGCACTAACACTGGTGAAGAGACTAGCTTAGCCCTCTGA